Genomic DNA from Rhodothermus bifroesti:
CGTGCATAACATCTTGTCTGGCTTAAGTCTTATCAGTGCAAGATTGAAGGGAATAAAGACTGTACTGACTTTACACAGCCGAGTAACTCATCTTAAACCAACCTGGCGGTACTTTCTGTCAAACATATTCCCAATAAAGGGCGCGACTCGAGTTGTAGCCGTGAGTGAAGTGGTAGCGAGGGAAGCAAGAGAAGTAACAGGTCGGCAAGACATAGAGGTAATACCGAATGGGATCGACTTGGACTGGCTCAGACAAGGCGATCGGAAGAGAGGCCGTGAATTTCTCCGGGTACATCAAAATATGGAGGCAAAGATCCTCCTTTTTGTTGGGCGCCTAGCGCGCGTAAAGAACCTTGAAGCTCTACTGAAAGCATTCGCTATTCTAATAAAATCCATGGAGGGGATGTGTCGTCTCGTGCTGGTAGGACCTGAAGCCGAAGTTGGTTATAAAGATGCCCTTCAAGAGACTTCATTGCGCTTGGGAGTGGCAGATCATGTGATCTTTGTGGGAGCTGTGCCGCATAGGTCCACGCTTCTAGCCGACCTTTATGCAGCCTCAGATGTCGTAGCGATACCCTCAAGATACGAGGCGCAGCCTGTTTCGATACTAGAAGCGTGGGGTGCCGGGCGCGCAGTAGTAGTCGCGGATGTAGGTGGTGCGGGGGCGATGGTGCGGGAGTGGGGTGCTGGTTTCCTTTGGTCGCCGGGTGGGGACTCTAGAGATTTGGCCCAGATACTCTGCCAGGCACTGACGGACTGGT
This window encodes:
- a CDS encoding glycosyltransferase family 4 protein; the protein is MNVIHIIPKFTKSIWGGAESIIVDLVRNYPSEVKGEVWTCRTPHDAGSEVVDGIRVKRYPALYLFGKHMIGLGKSGIPPELLMDLLRLSQRREPVLLHLHVHNILSGLSLISARLKGIKTVLTLHSRVTHLKPTWRYFLSNIFPIKGATRVVAVSEVVAREAREVTGRQDIEVIPNGIDLDWLRQGDRKRGREFLRVHQNMEAKILLFVGRLARVKNLEALLKAFAILIKSMEGMCRLVLVGPEAEVGYKDALQETSLRLGVADHVIFVGAVPHRSTLLADLYAASDVVAIPSRYEAQPVSILEAWGAGRAVVVADVGGAGAMVREWGAGFLWSPGGDSRDLAQILCQALTDWSTEMEEKIRRAREYYSAQRMVKDYVALYQAVVGD